In Clostridiaceae bacterium, the DNA window GCCGCCCTGGCTGACAAACCCATATGGGAGATGCTTGTTGTCAAGGGCGTGACCGGGAATGGTTGCACTAACTTAAATATCAGGGTGTTATCTATACTTCTTTTCCCTACAGTAAATTAACGCTATCTTGCTTATAAGGACGTATTGACTGATTGTGAGAGGTATGCTAAAATTAATCTGATTATAAATTTAATATGGAAATAATCTTCAGGGCAGGGTGCAATTCCCGACCGGCGGTAATGTGGTTTGACCATTAGCCCGCGAGCCAGTTTTTGGCAGACTTGGTTAGATTCCAAGGCCGACAGTATAGTCTGGATGGGAGAAGATGATGTTTTATAAGGTGTTTATATCCCTGGGATTATTTCCAGGGATTTTAATTTTGGGGGGATATTATGAATAATAGGAAAACAAATATTGTTGTATTGGTTGGAGTGCTTTCAGCACTGGCTTTTGTATTGTACTTTCTAGAGTTCCCTTTGGCGTTTCTTTTTCCGGCTTTTTTAAAAATTGATTTCAGCGATGTGCCTGCAATACTTGGAGGCATTGCTGCAGGTCCTTTGGTAGGTACTGCCATTGAATTAATTAAAAACATACTCCATTTTTTGCTGATAAGTAAGGAACCCATGGCTTCAGGAGAAATTGCAAATTTCTTTGCCGGAACAAGCTTTCTTATTCCGGTTGCTATTATGATTAGATCCAGGGAGAAATTTTCCAAATGGCCCTATTTTATATTGCCGTATGTTGTGGCTACTTTAATAAGTACAACCATAATCAATATAATTAATTATTTTGTTACATTACCACTATACGGGTTGGAAAGTGAAGCAAGACTGCCTATGATAATAAGTTCTCTGATTCCGTTTAATATTTTAAAAGGTATACTTGTTTCAGCGGTAACAATACTATTATATAGCAAACTTAAAGGTTTTATAAGTAAATACGTCAGATAGCGAGATTTATCCTGCCCTCCATTGACAAACTTCTGTCATAAATATACAATTTATCTAAAATAATAGATTTTTATGGAAAGGAAATAGAACAATGGCATTTGCTATAAATGACAGAGTTACCTGGGTGGGTAAAATAGACTGGGAGCTCAGAAGATTCCATGGAGATGAATACTCTACATTCAGAGGATCTTCCTATAACTCCTATCTTATCAGGGATGAAAAAACAGTTCTTATTGATACTGTTTGGAAACCCCATGCAAAAGAGTTTGTGGAAAATCTGAAAAAGGAAATAGACTTAGATAAAATAGATTACATTATTGCAAATCATGGAGAGATTGACCATAGTGGTGCGCTGCCTGAGCTTATGAGGGAAATACCGGATACCCCTATTTATTGCACAAAAAATGCAATAACATCCATAAAAGGCCATTATCATGAAGACTGGAATTTTGTGCCTGTTAAGACCGGAGACACCTTGGATATAGGAAAAAATAAGCTTATTTTTATAGAAGCAAGGATGCTCCATTGGCCAGATTCCATGATGACCTACATGACCGGCGACAATATTT includes these proteins:
- a CDS encoding ECF transporter S component, with amino-acid sequence MNNRKTNIVVLVGVLSALAFVLYFLEFPLAFLFPAFLKIDFSDVPAILGGIAAGPLVGTAIELIKNILHFLLISKEPMASGEIANFFAGTSFLIPVAIMIRSREKFSKWPYFILPYVVATLISTTIINIINYFVTLPLYGLESEARLPMIISSLIPFNILKGILVSAVTILLYSKLKGFISKYVR